A genomic window from Lotus japonicus ecotype B-129 chromosome 1, LjGifu_v1.2 includes:
- the LOC130727633 gene encoding uncharacterized protein LOC130727633 — protein MIYILFFIFYLVASNTNHKVECMRSELEEDMELERQLKHINKPPIKTIHTKFGYIVDCVDIGKQPAFDHPLLKNHKLQRKPSFQKTMRTTNEKNSSAKPIGFGLEKNQCPIGTVPIKRITKEDLIREKLLFKNYIWTPKSPRSHVSFLPYNSVQLSAVYFYKSHLIFQFWNNYVNH, from the exons atgatttatatattattttttatcttcTACTTGGTGGCTAGCAATACTAACCACAAAGTTGAGTGCATGCGAAGTGAACTGGAGGAAGATATGGAGCTGGAAAGACAACTAAAACATATTAACAAGCCTCCTATCAAAACTATTCAT ACAAAGTTTGGGTACATTGTTGATTGTGTCGATATTGGGAAGCAACCGGCCTTTGATCATCCTTTATTAAAGAATCATAAGTTGCAG AGGAAGCCAAGCTTTCAAAAAACAATGAGAACAACTAATGAGAAAAATTCAAGTGCTAAACCTATTGGATTTGGGCTTGAGAAAAATCAATGTCCAATTGGAACTGTTCCTATTAAAAGGATAACAAAAGAAGATCTCATACgagaaaaattattatttaaaaattacatttggACACCAAAATCACCGCGTAGCCATGTAAGTTTTCTCCCATATAACTCTGTTCAATTGTCAGCAGTTTATTTCTATAAATCACATCTAATATTTCAATTTTGGAATAATTATGTGAATCATTGA